The Humidesulfovibrio mexicanus DNA window GTCGCCGGTGATGACCACCACGTCGGCGCGGCCCTCGCGGGCCAGAAGCAGGGCTTGCTCCAGCACGTGGGCCTGGTCGTCGGTCATGGAGACCTCGTGGACCAGCTTGCCCAGGTGCAGATCGGCCAGATGCAGGATGCGCATTGCGGGAACTCCTTGCGCGTCCGCGCCGGACGCCGCGTTGCGGGATGCCGTGGCCCGGAGCGGGCCAGGGGGGAGAGTATCCGAGCCCCTTTGTGGTGGCAACCGCCTGGGCCGGGCAGGCTGTGGTCCAAGGCGGGGCGAGGCGGATTGCGATATCGACGCCGCCTATTTGACCTATCGAACCCCGTCTGTGTATTGTGCGGCCCGAAGCGCGTGGGCCAAGGCCCGGCGCGCCGTCATCACCACCGTCATTACCAATGGAGGCGACAATGGGCGCACCCCTTGCCGTGGACTGTCGCGGGCTGGCCTGCCCCGGCCCGGTGCTCCGGGTCATGGATGTTCTGGACACAAGCGCCCCGGGGGCACAGGAGGTCGAGGCGCTGGAGGTCCTGGTGGACGACCCGGCCGCCCAGGAGAACGTGACGCGGCTGCTCGTCGGCAAGGGTTTCGCCGTCAGCGCCGCCGTCGCCCCGGACCGCGTGACCCTTTCGGCCCGCCGCGAGGGCGGAGCGCCTCCGGCCGCCGCGCCCTGCCCCGTGGCCCAGCCAGGCGTGAGGGAAGCCGAAACGATCACGGTGTTCATCACCGCCGACGGCATGGGCCGGGGCAGCGACGAACTGGGCGGCAAGCTGATGCTGAATTTTGTGGCCACCCTGCCGGAGCTTGGCCCGGGCCTGTGGCGTGTGGTGCTGGTGAACGGCGGCGTGCGCCTGGCCTGCGAGGGTCACCCCTGCCTGGAAAAGCTGGCCGCGCTGGCCGAGGGCGGGGTTTCCGTGCTGGTGTGCGGCACCTGCCTGGGCTTCTTCGGCCTCATGGAAAAAAAGCGCGTGGGCGAGACCACCAACATGCTGGACGTGGTGACCAGCCTGGGCCTGGCGGGCAAGGTCATCCAGGTGTAGCGGGGGCGCGTGGATGCGGGAAACCTGTTGACTTGGTGCGGAGAATTCGCAACATAGCCAAGCAAATATCCGTATCCTGGGGGGCGCTGATGAAGAAGGGGCTTGAGGTTGTCGCCGCTATATTGAGCATCGTGGCTGCGCTGGCGACGGTAGCTTCGTCGTATTATGCGTACAAGACCAGCGAGGCCGACGGGCAGGAAAAGACGTTCTTGGCGAAGATGGTGTATGACTACGGGGCATTTGTGAACAAGTCGGTGGGGCTTGCGCCGACCCCTGTTGTCGCGGAGGCGCCTGCTCCGGCCCCGCCCGCCCCACAGCCGCCTCAAGCCGCCCCGGTGCAGCAGGCTCCAGCAGCCATAACCCAGGAGACCCCGTACGCCCAGGGGGATCTGTACGTGAGCGGCTTTGCCGCTGCGCGGCGCGATGATGACGTGTTTTTGTCCTTTTCCATCCGGAACGTGTCGAAGGCGTCAATATTTGTTGCGATCAACAAAAATGAAAGCCTGGTCGCGAACACGGCAACAGGCCATGGGCGGCCCCATGACGTGAAAGGCGTGCGTGATGCTTGGCAGGACAAGAACGATCCTGCCGAGTACACGGAACTCGCGCCGGATTCCGAAGCGTTTGTTTCCGCAGAGTTCAACGGCCGACAGCTTTCGGAAAAAGATGCGCGCTTCAACATCAATCTTCTTCAGCTCGTGGGGGACAAGCCTGTTCGCCATTCTTTTGGCCGCCCTGTGACCATTGTCGAAAAAACGATGCAGTGAGGCGTCCGGCCTCCTCCACTAGCCCAGGGTGAGCACCGTGAACTGGCTGGGCACGGCGCACATGCCCGGCGCGTTGGGCAAGAGGCCCATGGCGTTCTGCCCGGTGATGGACGTGAGCCGCTGGGCCGGGGGGCCATCCACGAAGATGGTGAAGCAGCCCAGCATGTACATGGCCTCGCCCGCCTCCAGGTGCGACACCACGCCCAAAAGCACGCCCGGCTGGTCGCCCACGCTCACCAGCCCCTCGGAGAGCTGGTTCAGGGAGGGCAGGCAGTCCACCAGGATGTTGTAGGCCGCCGGGGCCGAAGTGACCGAGAAGGCCATGTCCGGGTAGGGCACGGGCACCGGCACCACCACCGGCGTCAGGCACACGTCCGGGAAGCCCAGGTCCATGCCGCAGCCCATGTTCAACTGAAACATGCCAGTCGCCTCCTCCGCACCTAGCCCAGGTGCACTTCCTGGCCGTCGGCCTTCACGAATTCCTCGGCCTGCACGTAGGTCACCCGGCCGTGCAGCAGGGCCGTGTCGCGCGCAAGGGTGCGCACCGCGCCCGCCTGGGTCTCGTCCAGCTCCTCCACGCGGCGGAAGCTGTCGCCCAGGCGCTGGGTCCAGGTTCCGGCCTGGGTGTCGCGCTCCTGGGCGGTCTCGGTGAAGCGCGTGGCGATGAGTTCCAGCGTCTTGCCTACATAGGAGAAGGCGTCCGCCAGCCAGCGTACGCTTCCGGCGGCGAAGCTCATGCGCGCGGCCTGGGCGGCCAGCTCCCCTGGCGTGGACAGGGCGATGCCCTCTGCCGCCTCGATGTGCACACTGCCCTGCGGGGCTGAGACGCGCGCCCCGGAAGGCAGGTCGAGCACGGCCTGGCTGTCGGGTTCCGCGCGTTCCAGCACGGAGAGCACATAGGGCGCGGCCCCGGATTCCGGCAGCGCGGCAAGCACCAGGTCGCCCGGCTCCGGCCGCAGCAGGCAGCTGGCCGCCAGCCTGCACGACAGCGCGCCCAGCGGCGCATCCACCACGGCAAAACCCTCGCCTCCGGCCAGCACGCGGCAGGGTTCCAGACGCATGGCCCCTTTGGCCTGCTCGCGCTGTGCGCATTCCTCGCGTTTCATCTCGATGACGGCGCCCATGGCGTCCTCCTTGTTCGTGTCGTTATTGCGGGGCCTTGAAATTTTCGGCCTCGGCCATGTCCTTGTCCGGGCCGCGCAGCCAGGCCGTGTTGGCGCCCTGGAACCGGGCGTCCGTGTCCGTGATTCCATGCAGCAGCGCCAGCATCAGGTTGGCCCGGCTGAAGTCCGAGCCGGTGAGGTCGGCGTGGCTCAGGTCGCAGTTGTAGCAGTCGCTGTCCATGAAGGCGGCGCTGCGGATGATGGCCTTTTCCAGGCGCGCGCCCTGGAGCTTGGCCGTGCGGAAGTCCGCTTCCGAGAGGTCTGCCTGGCCGAAGTAGGCCAGGGCGAAGTCGGCCCCGCGCGCCTTGACGCGCCGCATGACCGCCCCTGCGAACATGCACTTCTGGGCCGTGGCTCGCTCCAGCACGGCCCCTTCCAGCACCGCGCCCTGGAACACGCAGGTGGACACGTCCGCCCCGGTGAAGTCCGCCCCGGAGAGCTCCGCCCCGGAGAAGTTCACCGAGCGGAACTTCTGGCCCCGGAAATCGTGCCCGGCGAGCTTGGCCGCGGAGAGGTTCACGTGGTCGAATGCGGCCCCGCGCAGGATGGAGCCCTCCATGGTCGCCTTGCGGAAGGTCACGCGCTCCAGCCGGGCCCCGGTGAAGTCCGCCCCCGTGCACACGGCCTCCAGACACACGCTTTTGAGGACGTCCGCCTGGTGGAGACGCGCCTCGGTGAGGTCGGCCTTGTCCAGGAAGCTCCAGTGCACTCGCGCCCCGGTGAGGTCCGCCCCGGCGAGGCTTGAGCCCGACAGGTGCGTGCGCAAAAACAGCGCCCCCTGGAAATCCGCGCCGGAGAAGTCGAGCTTGCGCAGGAACATGTCCGTGAAGGAGCAGCCGCGAAAGCGCGCGCCCTTGAGGGAGCAGTCGCGCAGGCCGGTCTTCTCCAGCTTTTGGCCCGAGAAGTCGGCCCGGTCCAGCACGCAGCCGTGGAAGCGCCCCAGGTGCAGGTTCGCGCCGGTCAGGTCCAGGCCGGAGAGGTCCGCGTTTTCGATGGTGGCGCCCTGGCGGATGGCGTCCTCCACCTCGCGCGCGCCCATGCGGGTCAGCTCCGCGCTCATACGATCAACCCCTTGTCGCGCATGGCCGCCTCGTGTCCGGCGAGGAGGCTCTTCTTGAGGTTGGCCCCCTCCATGCGCGTCTGGCCGAACACGGCCTTGAAGAAGTCCACGGCGAAGCAGTTGGCCCCGCGCATGTCGGCCCCCACAAGCCGCGCCTTGCGCATGGAGGCCATGAACAGGTCCGCGAAGTGCAGCACGGCGGCCTCCAGGTTCGTTTTGAGGAAGCGGCAGCGCCTGAGGCGCACTCGGCCCAGGTTGGCGGCCGTCATGTCGCAGGAGTCGAAGATGGTGCGCTCCAGCTCCGAGCCCTGAAGGTCCGCCCCGGCCAGGTTGGCCTTGCGGCAGTAGCCCTGCTTCCAGGTCACCCCGCGCAGCACTAGGCCGGGGAAGCTGGAGTCGTGGGAGATGCGGAACTTGAACAGTTCGGAGCCCGCGAAGCTGGCGCCCTGGCCTTCGCAGCCGTGCAGCAGCATGGCGTCCGTGGCGATGCCACGGAAGGAGGCCTGGTCCAACCGGGTCTTCTTGAACACGCACTTCTCGAAGCGCGCGCCCTCAGCCACCAGGCCCGTGGCGTCGCCGTCGGAGATGATGGACAGGGCGAGCCGCGCGTTTGTCAGCCTGAGTCCGGCGAGGGCGCTGTGCTGCACCATGGCCTGCTTGAGGTCGCATTCCGAAAGGTCGGCCTGCTTGAGGCTGGACTTCTGGATGATGGGCATTTCGCCCCTGGCCCCGCGCAGGCAGGCCTTGTCCAGGATGCATTCCTGCAGCACGGCCCGGTCCAGCACCGCGCCGGAGAGGTCCGCGCCGGTGAAGTCGCAGCCCTTGATCATGGCCTGGTCCAGGCGCGCCCCTGCGAGCTTCGTGCCCTTGAACAGGCATGTGCTGATGCGCGTCTTGGAGAGGTCCAGGCCGGAAAGGTCCTGACCGGAGAAGTCCAGCCCCTTGAGGGTGGTCCCGCGCATGTCCGCCCCGGCCTCGCCCCTGGCCGCGGCCAGCACCAGCTCCGGCTTCTGGGGCTTCAGCTTGGCGGGGTCCAGCCCGGCCTTGGCCAGGGCCTGGGCGGCTTGCGGCGGTGGCTGAAAGGCCTTGAGCTTGGCCAGGCCGTCGGCGCGCTGGGCGTCGAGCTTGGGCCCGGTCTCGCGCAGCTTGGCCACCAGCCGGTCGAGCTCGGCCTCTTTGTCCGGCGGGAGTTCGCCCATGGACTTGAGCCGGTCCCGCCCCGCGGCCACCTGGTCGGCCCGGGCGTTCAGCTCGCGGGTCATGTCCAGGGGCTTGGACGGCGGGGGCGGGGCCTCGGGCACGTCAAAGCCCATCAGGGTCACGCGGTCCTTGGCGTTCTCCATCTTGGCGGCCATCTCCGCCCTGCGCGCGCCGAAGACGGCCTCCTTGGCGGCGCGGGTGTCGGCCACCCCGCCCTTGATGAGATCGGCGATGCCCTTGGCGGAAATGATGTCCGCGAGATTCTTGGCTCCCGGCGTCTTGGGCGCTCCGGGCGCATTGAAGAGCAGGCTGTGCTCCAGGGCCTTGTCCGGCGGCAGCTGCTCCACGATGGCCTGGCGCACGTCCTGGCCTTTTTTGTGCGCGGCGAAGACGTCCTTGGCCTCCGGCAGGCGGGCGAAGCGGCAGCCCGGCAACGCGGCCTCGAAGGCGGCCTCCTTCCCGGCCCCAGGTCCGGCCCAGGGCCCGGCCTCGGGCCAGAGGACCACGGCC harbors:
- a CDS encoding pentapeptide repeat-containing protein — its product is MSAELTRMGAREVEDAIRQGATIENADLSGLDLTGANLHLGRFHGCVLDRADFSGQKLEKTGLRDCSLKGARFRGCSFTDMFLRKLDFSGADFQGALFLRTHLSGSSLAGADLTGARVHWSFLDKADLTEARLHQADVLKSVCLEAVCTGADFTGARLERVTFRKATMEGSILRGAAFDHVNLSAAKLAGHDFRGQKFRSVNFSGAELSGADFTGADVSTCVFQGAVLEGAVLERATAQKCMFAGAVMRRVKARGADFALAYFGQADLSEADFRTAKLQGARLEKAIIRSAAFMDSDCYNCDLSHADLTGSDFSRANLMLALLHGITDTDARFQGANTAWLRGPDKDMAEAENFKAPQ
- the yedF gene encoding sulfurtransferase-like selenium metabolism protein YedF: MGAPLAVDCRGLACPGPVLRVMDVLDTSAPGAQEVEALEVLVDDPAAQENVTRLLVGKGFAVSAAVAPDRVTLSARREGGAPPAAAPCPVAQPGVREAETITVFITADGMGRGSDELGGKLMLNFVATLPELGPGLWRVVLVNGGVRLACEGHPCLEKLAALAEGGVSVLVCGTCLGFFGLMEKKRVGETTNMLDVVTSLGLAGKVIQV
- a CDS encoding DUF4150 domain-containing protein; its protein translation is MFQLNMGCGMDLGFPDVCLTPVVVPVPVPYPDMAFSVTSAPAAYNILVDCLPSLNQLSEGLVSVGDQPGVLLGVVSHLEAGEAMYMLGCFTIFVDGPPAQRLTSITGQNAMGLLPNAPGMCAVPSQFTVLTLG
- a CDS encoding DUF3540 domain-containing protein, producing MGAVIEMKREECAQREQAKGAMRLEPCRVLAGGEGFAVVDAPLGALSCRLAASCLLRPEPGDLVLAALPESGAAPYVLSVLERAEPDSQAVLDLPSGARVSAPQGSVHIEAAEGIALSTPGELAAQAARMSFAAGSVRWLADAFSYVGKTLELIATRFTETAQERDTQAGTWTQRLGDSFRRVEELDETQAGAVRTLARDTALLHGRVTYVQAEEFVKADGQEVHLG